A genomic stretch from Saccharomyces paradoxus chromosome XVI, complete sequence includes:
- the THP3 gene encoding Thp3p (Protein that may have a role in transcription elongation~similar to YPR045C), producing MQNPYGHFTNDTTEDREPASQGGPFGQSLNNPLGYAGSFPSLTYNNNNFMASQQPSLPLPEPRLSWNNVNQVSNPLMVTPLPGLQKRMNKNIKKKLARVTKKVPNPSNAVSNNTVSSSNIVGHSTLGSASGWKVEIGGSDELEKRKRRAERFSQGPSAMTNSNDNLNEDFANLNAISSKSHQYDKKIHVVGRCQTLEKSYLRLTSEPNPDLIRPPNILQKMYCLLMDKYQSKTASYTYLCDQFKSMRQDLRVQMIENSFTIKVYQTHARIALENGDLGEFNQCQNRIMALFENSTIPKKSYSEFICYSILYSMLTEDYPSISQLKLKLIDEGASEILGDEHVKMIFELSDMKLVGNYHYFMKNYLKLHKFEKCLINSFLNLEKLIFLTIICKSYNQVNLDFIKSEFNFNSIDETINFLNEQNLMEFVLNKQISDSNGKSSNIKILNTKGCRVQLIQNFMKSKKIDIKGQK from the coding sequence ATGCAAAATCCTTACGGTCACTTTACTAACGATACCACAGAGGACAGAGAACCTGCATCTCAAGGTGGACCATTTGGACAAAGCCTAAATAATCCCTTAGGTTACGCCGGATCTTTCCCTTCTCTGacttataataataataacttTATGGCCAGTCAGCAACCTTCTCTGCCTTTGCCAGAACCACGTTTGTCTTGGAATAACGTTAACCAGGTGTCTAACCCTTTGATGGTAACACCGCTTCCGGGATTACAAAAACGTATGAAcaaaaacatcaaaaagaaattagcGAGGGTGACCAAGAAGGTGCCAAACCCTTCTAACGCGGTATCTAACAATACAGTGAGCAGTAGTAATATAGTCGGGCATAGTACTTTAGGTTCGGCATCGGGATGGAAAGTTGAAATAGGTGGCAGCGATGAGttagaaaaaagaaagagaagggCAGAAAGATTCAGTCAGGGCCCATCAGCAATGACGAATAGTAACGATAATTTGAACGAAGATTTTGCCAATCTAAATGCCATTAGTAGCAAGTCTCACCAGTATGACAAAAAGATTCATGTGGTAGGGCGTTGTCAAACTTTAGAGAAATCGTATTTGAGACTAACTTCAGAGCCTAATCCTGATTTGATTAGACCTCCAAACATTCTACAAAAAATGTATTGCTTGTTAATGGACAAATACCAATCTAAAACAGCCAGTTATACTTATCTTTGCGATCAGTTCAAGTCAATGAGACAAGACCTAAGAGTGCAAATGATCGAGAACTCTTTTACTATTAAAGTGTACCAAACGCATGCCCGTATTGCCTTGGAGAACGGAGATCTTGGGGAATTCAATCAATGCCAAAATAGAATTATGGCATTATTCGAAAACTCTACGATACCAAAGAAATCTTATTCCGAATTTATATGTTATTCCATTTTGTATTCGATGTTAACCGAAGACTATCCGTCGATTTCTCAATTAAAGCTGAAGTTGATAGATGAAGGTGCATCGGAAATCTTGGGGGACGAGCACGTTAAAATGATATTCGAGTTGAGCGATATGAAACTAGTTGGAAATTATCACTACTTCATGAAAAACTATCTAAAATTGCacaaatttgaaaaatgtcTAATTAATTCATTCTTAAATCTAGAgaaattgatatttttgacCATAATTTGTAAGAGTTATAACCAGGTCAATTTAGACTTCATTAAAAGTGAGTTTAATTTCAATAGTATAGATGAGAcaataaatttcttgaatgaGCAAAACTTGATGGAGTTCGTATTAAACAAACAAATCAGCGACAGTAATGGGAAAAGTAgtaatatcaaaattttgaatacCAAGGGATGTAGGGTACAGTTGAtacaaaattttatgaagtctaaaaaaattgatataAAGGGACAAAAATGA
- the MCM16 gene encoding Mcm16p (Component of the Ctf19 complex and the COMA subcomplex~similar to YPR046W): MTSGTAEQWERIQQLEKEHVEVYRELLIALDKLYLIRKHKYPIILSSGQQRLLEIRHQLQINLEKTGLLIRLLEKPDNSNILFTKLQNLLDESNSLDYELLQSLGTQSSLHKQLIESKAERDELMSKLIEISSRFPEPSTPPDDNDATGKQVEIEKENETIQELMIALQIHSGYTNISYAI, translated from the coding sequence ATGACCAGCGGCACTGCAGAGCAATGGGAAAGGATCCAGCAGTTAGAAAAGGAGCACGTGGAAGTATATAGAGAGCTATTGATCGCGTTGGACAAGTTATACTTGATTAGAAAACACAAATACCCAATAATATTAAGCTCCGGTCAACAGCGCCTCTTGGAAATCAGACACCAACTCCAAATTAATCTTGAGAAAACCGGTCTTCTTATTAGACTGTTGGAGAAGCCGGACAATAGCAATATATTATTTACGAAGCTACAAAACCTCTTAGACGAAAGCAATTCTCTAGACTACGAGCTCTTGCAATCGTTGGGTACACAATCTTCATTGCACAAACAGTTAATTGAATCAAAAGCGGAACGCGATGAATTGATGTCCAAACTGATTGAGATATCGTCGAGGTTTCCCGAACCATCTACACCACCAGACGATAATGATGCTACAGGAAAACAAGTTGAgatagaaaaggaaaatgaaacgATACAAGAATTGATGATTGCTTTACAGATACATTCCGGATATACAAACATATCCTATGCAATTTGA
- the MSF1 gene encoding phenylalanine--tRNA ligase (Mitochondrial phenylalanyl-tRNA synthetase~similar to YPR047W) produces MFPNRIIRTRAGLYRLYSTLKVPHVEINGINYKTDPKITNVTDSIIKLTGRSLHLKESHPVGILRDLIEKKLNSVDNTFKIFNNFKPVVTTMENFDSLGFPKDHPGRSKSDTYYINETHLLRTHTSAHELECFEKIRNDADNIKSGFLISADVYRRDEIDKTHYPVFHQMEGATIWRRTKANEGAKEPTYIEKIREDIRQVEDQLNKENVKITVDDDTIPLKEYNPKQEYMSDLEVDLCSQHLKRSVELIVSEVFNKKISSMVKNKANNTPKELKVRWINAYFPWTAPSWEIEVWWQGEWLELCGCGLIRQDVLLRAGYKPSETIGWAFGLGLDRIAMLLFEIPDIRLLWSSDERFSKQFSKGLITSFKPYSKHPGSFRDVAFWLPKDKLDVHQVHENDLMEIIRNIAGDLVESVKLVDSFTHPKTGRKSMCYRINYQSMDRNLTNAEVNALQDMVCSKLVKDYSVELR; encoded by the coding sequence ATGTTTCCCAATAGAATAATAAGGACCAGAGCTGGCCTTTATCGCCTATATTCAACCCTTAAAGTCCCACATGTGGAAATCAATGGTATAAATTACAAGACTGACCCCAAGATTACCAATGTTACAGattcaataataaaacTTACAGGTAGATCGTTACATCTCAAAGAATCACATCCAGTAGGCATTCTTCGCGATctaattgaaaagaaattaaactCAGTCGACAACACATTCAAGAtctttaataatttcaaaccTGTGGTAACCACTATGGAAAACTTCGATTCCTTAGGGTTTCCTAAGGATCATCCTGGAAGATCAAAATCAGACACATACTATATAAATGAAACACACCTATTGAGAACACATACTTCTGCTCACGAATTAGaatgctttgaaaaaataaggaaTGATGCAGATAACATTAAAAGTGGATTCCTTATATCTGCAGATGTGTACAGAAGAGATGAAATTGACAAGACTCATTATCCGGTATTTCACCAAATGGAAGGTGCCACAATTTGGAGACGAACCAAGGCGAATGAGGGCGCAAAAGAGCCCACTTATATCGAGAAGATCCGCGAAGATATCAGACAGGTAGAGGATCAgttaaataaagaaaatgtaaAGATTACCGTTGACGACGATACTATACctttaaaagaatataatCCTAAACAGGAGTATATGTCCGATCTGGAGGTTGATTTATGTTCTCAACATTTGAAGAGATCCGTTGAATTGATAGTTTCTGAAgtcttcaataaaaaaatatccagCATGGTCAAGAATAAAGCGAATAATACACCTAAAGAGCTAAAAGTCCGTTGGATTAACGCTTACTTCCCCTGGACTGCACCCTCTTGGGAAATAGAAGTTTGGTGGCAGGGTGAATGGCTCGAACTTTGTGGATGCGGATTGATCCGCCAAGATGTGCTACTCAGAGCCGGCTATAAGCCTTCTGAAACAATAGGTTGGGCTTTTGGCTTGGGTCTAGATCGCATCGCTATGCTTCTTTTCGAAATTCCAGATATTAGGCTGCTGTGGAGCTCCGATGAAAGATTCTCAAAACAGTTCTCCAAGGGTTTGATCACTTCCTTCAAACCATACTCAAAGCACCCAGGATCATTTAGGGATGTTGCGTTTTGGTTACCAAAAGATAAACTAGATGTTCATCAAGTTCATGAAAATGATTTAATGGAAATCATTAGAAATATAGCTGGTGATTTAGTAGAGAGTGTTAAACTAGTTGACAGTTTCACGCATCCGAAAACCGGTAGAAAATCCATGTGCTACAGGATCAATTATCAATCGATGGACAGAAATTTGACAAACGCTGAGGTTAACGCTTTGCAAGACATGGTGTGTTCTAAGTTAGTAAAAGATTATAGCGTAGAACTCAGATAA
- the TAH18 gene encoding NAPDH-dependent diflavin reductase (Conserved NAPDH-dependent diflavin reductase~similar to YPR048W) → MSSSKKIVILYGSETGNAHDFATILSHRLHRWHFSHTFCSIGEYDPQDILKCRYLFIICSTTGQGELPRNVNQLKGERPVTFWSFLKRKNLPSNLLNHIQTAMLGLGDSSYPKFNYGIRKLHQRIVTQLGANELFDRLEADDQAMAGSNKGTGLGVESVYFEYEKKVLSFLLSKYPSRKVDGQVIKREELDPEIYLEPESYLQISDKDISENANETNIKFQEDELVKTGRVNMNKRITADGHFQDVRQFKFTNVEKIQEDYKPGDTVAIYPCNTDEDVSKFLANQSHWSEVADKPLNFTNGVPNDLKDGGLVQPMTLRNFLKYHCDFMSIPRTSFFLKTWTFATDVTKMERGQEQLDDQREKLRQFATDQDMQDLYDYCNRPRRSILEVLEDFLSIKLPWKYMLDYLPIIKPRYYSISSGPGDPSIELTVAVVKYKTILRKIRKGICTNYIASLKEGEQIRYKLQNNHIIKKEFLNKPMILVGPGVGLAPLLSVIKAEMSKDIRLFFGCRYKDKDYIHKDLLEDWSRKGEIALYSSFSRDVENSPGVKYVQDYLWRLGEEITNLVVNKDAIFFLCGSSGKMPIQVRLTFIEMLKKWGNFSGEETAKKYLKEMEKSDRYIQETW, encoded by the coding sequence ATGTCATCGAGCAAGAAAATTGTCATCCTCTATGGATCAGAGACAGGTAATGCACATGATTTTGCCACAATACTATCCCATCGACTACATCGCTGGCATTTCTCCCATACATTTTGTTCTATTGGTGAGTATGACCCACAGGATATCTTGAAATGCAGGTACCTTTTCATCATATGCTCCACGACAGGCCAAGGTGAATTACCAAGGAACGTTAACCAATTAAAAGGTGAAAGACCGGTCACATTTTGGTCGTTTTTAAAGAGAAAGAATCTGCCATCGAACTTGCTGAACCATATTCAAACTGCCATGCTTGGACTTGGCGATTCATCTTATCCTAAGTTTAACTACGGTATTCGAAAGTTACATCAGCGCATTGTCACACAACTAGGTGCCAATGAATTGTTCGATAGATTGGAGGCTGATGATCAGGCTATGGCTGGTAGCAATAAAGGTACTGGTCTCGGAGTTGAGTCagtttattttgaatatgaaaaaaaagttctaAGCTTTCTTTTAAGTAAGTACCCCAGCAGAAAGGTCGATGGCCAAGTAATTAAGCGGGAAGAATTGGACCCTGAGATTTATCTAGAGCCAGAATCCTACCTACAAATTTCAGACAAGGATATTAGTGAAAATGCCAATGAAACCAATATTAAATTTCAAGAGGATGAATTAGTGAAAACTGGTAGAGTTAATATGAACAAAAGGATCACAGCTGATGGTCATTTCCAAGACGTGAGACAGTTTAAGTTTACTAATGTTgagaaaattcaagaagacTACAAACCCGGTGATACAGTAGCTATCTATCCTTGCAATACAGATGAGGAcgtttcaaaattcttaGCAAATCAAAGCCATTGGTCAGAAGTTGCGGACAAGCCATTGAATTTCACCAATGGAGTTCCGAATGATCTTAAGGATGGTGGATTAGTCCAGCCAATGACTTTAAGAAACTTCTTGAAATATCACTGTGATTTTATGAGCATTCCTAGAACaagctttttcttgaagacTTGGACTTTTGCAACAGATGTGACTAAGATGGAACGCGGCCAAGAACAGCTGGATgatcaaagagaaaaactGCGCCAGTTTGCTACCGATCAAGATATGCAGGACTTATATGACTACTGTAACAGACCTAGAAGGTCAATTCTTGAAGTATTGGAAGATTTTCTCTCCATAAAATTGCCCTGGAAATATATGCTGGATTACTTGCCTATCATCAAACCAAGGTATTACTCTATATCTAGTGGCCCTGGGGATCCTAGCATCGAACTAACAGTTGCGGTTGTGAAGTATAAAACTATCCTAAGAAAAATTCGGAAGGGGATATGCACTAATTACATTGCAAGCCTGAAAGAGGGAGAACAGATAAGGTAcaaattacaaaataatcatataatcaagaaagaatttttgaacaaacCGATGATTCTTGTCGGACCGGGTGTCGGCCTAGCACCATTACTATCAGTGATTAAAGCAGAAATGTCTAAAGATATCAGACTCTTTTTCGGTTGTAGatataaagataaagattACATTCATAAAGATTTGCTGGAAGATTGGTCCCGTAAGGGTGAAATTGCCTTATATTCATCCTTTTCCAGGGATGTCGAAAATTCACCAGGTGTCAAATACGTTCAGGACTACTTATGGAGATTAGGCGAGGAAATAACTAATTTGGTAGTTAATAAAGAcgccatttttttcttatgtGGTTCATCAGGTAAAATGCCTATCCAAGTCAGATTAACATTTATTGAAatgttaaaaaaatgggGTAATTTCAGTGGTGAAGAAACTGCCAAAAAATACCtgaaagaaatggaaaaatcaGATAGATATATTCAAGAAACTTGGTAG